A single region of the Borrelia hermsii DAH genome encodes:
- the arcC gene encoding carbamate kinase: protein MSKRIVVSLGGNALEGGEGAFCEQLIKIEGSVCEIVDLIEYGYEVIITHGNGPQVGRILLENEMCQETPLAPLDVCVGMSQGMIGYYIEQALRNEMYKRGIRRGVAVVLTQVLVDKEDECFRKPSKPIGPFYDKVRAEELENKGYTLKEDSGRGYRRVVASPRPIEIIEIKEISELMNRGCIVIACGGGGIPVIRDEKGVIKGVSGVIDKDFASSRLGQDIGADKLLIITAVDRVALNFGRRDEILLEKVGIVDLERYIGEGHFAAGSMLPKIEASIEFVKSGEGREAIITSLGKVIKGVNGMEGTMITG from the coding sequence ATGAGTAAAAGAATTGTAGTCAGTCTTGGGGGGAATGCGTTAGAAGGTGGGGAAGGTGCATTTTGTGAGCAGTTAATAAAGATAGAGGGTAGTGTGTGTGAGATAGTAGATCTGATAGAGTATGGTTATGAAGTAATTATCACTCATGGTAATGGCCCGCAAGTAGGTAGGATTTTGCTAGAGAATGAGATGTGCCAAGAGACACCATTAGCACCGCTTGATGTATGTGTTGGTATGAGTCAAGGGATGATAGGGTATTATATTGAGCAAGCACTTAGAAATGAGATGTATAAGCGAGGAATTAGACGGGGAGTAGCAGTAGTGCTGACGCAAGTTTTGGTAGATAAGGAAGATGAGTGTTTTAGAAAACCTAGCAAACCTATTGGACCATTTTATGATAAGGTAAGGGCAGAGGAGCTTGAGAATAAGGGGTATACTTTAAAAGAGGATAGTGGGAGAGGATATAGGCGAGTGGTAGCATCACCAAGGCCAATCGAGATTATAGAAATTAAAGAGATAAGTGAGTTAATGAACAGAGGATGTATAGTTATTGCGTGTGGAGGAGGAGGTATACCTGTTATAAGAGATGAGAAAGGAGTTATTAAAGGAGTAAGTGGAGTCATTGATAAGGATTTTGCATCATCTAGATTAGGACAAGATATAGGGGCAGATAAGTTATTGATAATTACTGCTGTTGATCGGGTAGCGTTAAATTTTGGAAGGAGAGATGAAATTTTACTTGAGAAGGTAGGTATTGTTGATTTAGAGAGATATATAGGAGAAGGACATTTTGCAGCAGGATCTATGTTGCCTAAAATAGAGGCAAGTATTGAATTTGTAAAGTCCGGAGAAGGTAGGGAGGCAATTATTACATCGCTGGGTAAAGTTATTAAAGGAGTCAATGGGATGGAAGGAACAATGATAACTGGATAG
- the argF gene encoding ornithine carbamoyltransferase, giving the protein MYNLQDDLRNKSFLRLLDFTQKDIRYLLDLSYSLKKAKYSGIEEQKLKGKNIVIIFEKDSTRTRCSFEVAAYDQGAHVTYLGPTGNQIGKKESIADTARVLGRMYDAIEFRGFSQEAVEDLAKYSNVPVYNGLTDVAHPTQVLADFMTIEEHKGCLANLKMVFCGDGRNNVANSLMEGCAIMGMDFRIFAPRELFPDPELVTKARAIADKSGGSITISSSIEETVRDADVIYTDVWVSMGETNWDERIKLLRPYQVNSKLMKLAKEDAIFMHCLPAFHDLNTALGKEIFDKYGLEGVEVTHDVFESDRSVVFDEAENRLHTIKAVMVGTLG; this is encoded by the coding sequence ATGTATAATTTACAAGACGATTTACGAAACAAAAGTTTTTTAAGGCTTTTAGATTTTACCCAAAAGGATATTAGATATTTACTTGATTTGTCTTATAGCTTAAAAAAAGCTAAGTATTCAGGAATCGAAGAACAAAAACTTAAGGGAAAAAATATAGTTATAATTTTTGAGAAGGATTCAACAAGAACAAGATGTTCGTTTGAGGTTGCTGCTTATGATCAAGGAGCTCATGTTACTTATTTGGGACCAACGGGTAATCAGATAGGTAAGAAGGAATCAATAGCTGATACTGCAAGGGTATTAGGAAGAATGTATGATGCTATTGAATTTAGAGGATTTTCTCAAGAAGCAGTTGAGGATTTGGCTAAGTATTCTAATGTTCCTGTTTATAATGGATTAACAGATGTTGCTCATCCAACACAAGTACTTGCTGATTTTATGACTATTGAAGAGCATAAGGGATGTTTGGCAAATTTGAAGATGGTATTTTGTGGAGATGGTAGAAATAATGTTGCTAATTCTTTAATGGAAGGATGTGCTATTATGGGCATGGATTTTAGAATATTTGCTCCAAGAGAACTTTTCCCAGACCCAGAATTGGTAACCAAGGCAAGAGCGATAGCTGATAAGAGTGGAGGCAGTATTACTATTTCTAGTTCTATTGAGGAAACAGTTAGGGATGCTGATGTGATTTATACTGATGTTTGGGTATCCATGGGTGAGACTAATTGGGATGAAAGAATCAAACTGTTAAGACCATATCAAGTTAATAGTAAACTTATGAAATTGGCAAAGGAGGATGCAATATTTATGCATTGTTTACCGGCTTTTCATGATTTAAATACGGCGCTTGGTAAGGAAATATTTGATAAGTATGGGCTTGAAGGTGTTGAGGTTACACATGATGTTTTTGAAAGTGATCGATCTGTTGTATTTGATGAGGCTGAGAATAGATTGCACACTATTAAGGCTGTAATGGTTGGGACTTTGGGATAA
- a CDS encoding YfcC family protein has product MVKKNKMPSSFTIIFSLVVFMTILTYVIPAGEFSKEMREVNGNLREVVVAGTYHVVERPSRGFLDGIFTVLTAMAKGMEHAVEVIVFVLIVGGAYGVILGTGAVDAGIAAAIKKMGNKDKLLIPLMMFIFSIGGTTTGMYEETLPFYLIMIPLVIALGYDSVVAVAIIGLGAGVGTMASTINPFSTGIAAAIAGIEIKEGFYFRLILYIVSMFVAIVYVLIYAIRVKDDPKRSIVYGQREEHYNVFVKGRMGDKGDSMPEFTNRRKIVLLLYGVMLVFLIYSILELGWWMQEMTMLYLGTAMLSAFICKMSELQMWETFVEGAKDMMTAALIIGMARGVMIVADEGMITGTMLNAASEFLYGVPKGMFVILNELVQMCIGVVVPSSSGHASLTMSMMAPLADFLDMPRSSVVLGMQTASGLVNLLTPTSGVIMAVLGIARISYGSWFKFVMPIFVIECVICILVIMANVYL; this is encoded by the coding sequence ATGGTTAAGAAGAATAAAATGCCAAGTAGTTTTACAATAATATTTTCTTTAGTAGTGTTTATGACCATATTGACTTATGTAATTCCTGCTGGTGAATTTTCTAAAGAGATGAGAGAAGTTAATGGGAATTTACGAGAAGTTGTTGTGGCTGGAACTTATCATGTAGTAGAAAGACCTTCTCGGGGGTTTTTAGATGGTATTTTTACTGTTTTAACAGCAATGGCTAAAGGGATGGAGCATGCTGTTGAGGTTATTGTATTTGTTTTAATTGTTGGTGGAGCTTATGGTGTAATTTTAGGAACCGGTGCGGTTGATGCAGGGATAGCTGCAGCAATTAAGAAAATGGGAAATAAGGATAAACTTTTGATACCATTAATGATGTTTATTTTCTCCATAGGAGGAACTACAACAGGTATGTATGAAGAGACACTTCCATTTTATCTTATTATGATTCCACTAGTAATAGCCTTAGGATATGATAGTGTTGTGGCTGTTGCAATTATTGGATTGGGTGCTGGTGTGGGAACTATGGCATCTACTATTAATCCATTTTCTACGGGGATAGCAGCAGCGATAGCTGGCATTGAAATAAAGGAAGGTTTTTATTTTCGTCTTATTTTATATATAGTTTCTATGTTTGTAGCTATAGTGTATGTATTGATATATGCGATTAGGGTTAAGGATGATCCTAAGAGATCTATAGTGTATGGGCAAAGGGAAGAACATTATAATGTATTTGTTAAAGGTAGGATGGGAGATAAGGGCGATAGTATGCCGGAATTTACGAATAGGCGAAAGATAGTGTTGCTGTTATATGGAGTAATGCTTGTATTTTTAATATATAGTATTTTGGAGCTTGGTTGGTGGATGCAAGAGATGACTATGTTATATCTTGGTACAGCAATGTTGTCAGCGTTTATATGTAAGATGAGTGAGTTACAGATGTGGGAAACATTTGTAGAGGGAGCTAAAGATATGATGACAGCAGCGCTTATTATAGGTATGGCTCGGGGTGTGATGATAGTAGCTGATGAGGGAATGATTACAGGGACGATGTTAAATGCAGCATCAGAATTTTTGTATGGCGTACCTAAAGGTATGTTCGTAATATTAAACGAGCTTGTACAGATGTGTATAGGGGTTGTTGTGCCCTCATCATCAGGACATGCAAGTTTAACTATGTCAATGATGGCACCATTGGCTGACTTTTTAGATATGCCAAGGTCGTCAGTTGTATTAGGTATGCAAACAGCATCAGGTCTAGTTAATTTATTGACCCCAACCAGTGGAGTTATAATGGCTGTATTGGGTATAGCAAGGATCAGTTATGGTAGTTGGTTTAAATTTGTAATGCCAATATTTGTGATTGAGTGTGTAATATGTATTTTAGTGATAATGGCAAATGTGTATTTATAA